In the genome of Opitutia bacterium KCR 482, one region contains:
- a CDS encoding helix-turn-helix domain-containing protein produces the protein MAILKIVALMEQSEQCGGKYVWQYGGDNDLFRWTERSTNVYLEGSPLLMSDSFLKRDAGRHIKRSEKPVPKFFERCGIMRIGFSNKARGYCQIISRQRFITLFVVESGNLIFSGGGKKGVLARGDVLIAPPETDLLQIRAEKTDASILWAHIAPDWLDESRAEISVKKSPSDSETLLALAHAYECELFRGRQSPSVLANTAQSITEIMRRIACGSPSPDAKAGKIETELAKISAGKARFRSAAATAKSLAVSPDTLEKFCRLKYSLSFAKLSLKLRLDGAMQMLKNGAGVAETSKKFGYANQYAFSRAFKRHFGTTPSAARREKG, from the coding sequence ATGGCGATTTTGAAAATAGTCGCCCTCATGGAACAATCGGAACAATGCGGCGGCAAATACGTCTGGCAATACGGCGGAGACAACGACCTCTTCCGCTGGACGGAACGCTCCACAAACGTGTACCTCGAAGGCTCGCCGCTGTTGATGTCCGACTCTTTCCTGAAACGCGATGCGGGGCGGCATATAAAGCGTTCCGAGAAACCGGTCCCCAAGTTTTTCGAACGCTGCGGAATCATGCGAATAGGCTTCTCGAACAAGGCGCGCGGCTACTGCCAAATAATAAGCAGGCAGCGTTTCATAACATTGTTTGTTGTGGAAAGCGGAAATCTAATATTCTCGGGCGGCGGCAAAAAAGGCGTCCTCGCCCGCGGGGACGTTTTGATTGCGCCGCCCGAAACCGATTTGCTTCAAATACGCGCCGAAAAAACCGACGCCTCGATTCTCTGGGCGCACATCGCCCCCGACTGGCTCGACGAAAGCCGCGCCGAAATATCCGTAAAAAAGTCCCCTTCCGACTCCGAAACCCTGCTCGCCCTTGCTCACGCCTACGAGTGCGAACTTTTCAGAGGCAGACAGTCGCCGTCCGTTCTTGCAAACACCGCGCAGTCGATAACCGAAATCATGCGCAGAATCGCCTGCGGCTCGCCCTCCCCCGACGCAAAAGCGGGCAAAATCGAGACGGAGCTTGCAAAAATTTCGGCGGGAAAAGCGCGTTTCCGCTCGGCGGCGGCGACGGCGAAATCGCTTGCAGTTTCGCCTGACACTCTCGAAAAATTCTGCCGCTTGAAGTACTCGCTAAGCTTCGCGAAACTTTCGCTCAAACTGCGCCTTGACGGCGCAATGCAAATGCTAAAAAACGGCGCGGGAGTCGCCGAAACGTCGAAGAAATTCGGCTACGCAAACCAGTACGCGTTTTCGCGCGCGTTCAAGCGGCATTTCGGGACAACGCCGTCGGCGGCTCGTCGGGAAAAGGGTTGA